Below is a window of Zygosaccharomyces rouxii strain CBS732 chromosome C complete sequence DNA.
ATGTTTCAATTCTTAGGACCAGCCAACAAACCCGTCTTCCAATCTTTATAGATGTGAAAGATGATCTTGTGCATCTTTATTACTATgtattttctttcaatgcTTTGAGCGCCagtttggaaaaatttgcCACATAGTAGGataaatcatttttaacGACATAATTAAAAGAATATTCGAATGATAATAAGCTTTAATTTAGCCGCCAAAGTGCTCAGGATTTGACAGCTTTCAACATTTAGAATTTGGTTGGCGGCTATATTTCTACTGGGTACTAAAGAAGGGAAAATATCTCATATTGCATGTTATTTCGATGTAGTATTTCCTGAAATTTTATAGTATCCTATGGTAGATTACCGAGAGTGTAATCTTAGGCTCAAGATTTTTAGACTTTCATCCAGGGATATTGAATTTACAATACTTTGAAGTATTGACCAGGTAGCATCTCTCAAAGCTTTGAGGGCCTCTTGATGTATCAAGCAGGCGGCTTTTTAAGACTTTTCTATACTCAATGGTTCTTAAACTTGATCTGTGTTTATAACGCCAGCATTACAACGCTCATGACTATGTTTTGCTAAATAcattacaaagaaaatgcaAATTGAGGGTATGGACAGGATACTCAATCCATCTTTATCTTGTTATGTAGTCTTATCCTCTCTTTCTGATGTAAAGACTTGCCCGAGACCTCAAAAGATGGCCTTCACCGACAAAATGTTAAAgggaaattcaaatttcgaaaaaatAATGCAAAATATACCATGCAcatgttgatgaaatttttaatgtCAATCGCACTCGTTACTTACAtaatttattttcttttaagGCGTTTTTACTCTAGAAGTGCCTTACCGCTGAATTGCACAGCATGTTCAAATGATAAGGCATCTTCCTTTTTAATGAGTCCCAAGGAAGATAATTCGCTCAAGACATTAGAGGTTTGTTTCAAAAAGTTATGAgcttttccaaattgttcttcaagGCTTGGAGTATATTTGACAGTTTGGAATTCAGAAGCAATTAATGAAATCGCATCACTCTTGGTATTACCGTTGTGCAGATATTTTTGCAAGAAGAACTCGTACACCATAGCCATTATGGTATTTGGGGTACTCAATTTGAAAGGACATTTCCTCACAATCTTTTGTTGCCATTGATAATCGTTTAAACTTAATCTATCGAACTCACCTGAGgtcaaagatgaaattgtaaCAGCTTCAAAAAgatcatccaaattttctttgacAAAATCTAAATGGTCTCTAAAGATTAAGGTTTTCTTATCAATAGGACCGTGATAATTGGAGGACTTCTGTTCCACCTGGTAAAGGGTCAAGACACGAGCCAATAGTAAAATGTGAAGAGATTCTTGTGGGTAAGAGCGTAAAGTGGCTTGAGACAATGCAGACAGTGCAGGTGGTGCTGTATCTTGAGACAACGTTAAAACGTTCAATTTGAGGAAGATCATTAGGATGAAGATAGACTCTTGATAGTTAGGGTCAACCTGAAGTTCATTTAGTTTTAAAAAGGCCTCACCCCATTTAGTAGGTTTTAGAATTTTGGATTCCAAATCGTACtcgaaaaattctaaaagaTACAAAAATCTTAAAAGATTAGTTGATAGCAAATCGAAAGTAGATGTCAGCTTCTTCTCTAATGGTACAGAATTGGGGAAGATTACTTCTGGTGAAACGAAATCTTGAGACAAATCCTTAGAACCGTTAAAAAGTTTAATGAATTCTGCAAATGAAAATTCTCTATCTAAATGATCTGTTTTCACGACTAAATGGTTCAATCTGTCAAAGATAGATGGTGAAACTCTATTAGTCAAAACTGTTGCATCATCAGCGGCAAACCAGTTGACTTGTTTAATGGGTTTTATCTGATAATAACGATTAATTGGTTGTGTGAGcaaattgatttctttatttttgaAAGCTTCCACAGATTTTTTAACCAAACTTCTATAAGAGTCGGTAAATCCACCATCTAGAGGTGGCTCTATTGGATAAACACCAGTGGTAATCGCATCAAACAATCTACCGTTTGCTAGCCCCAATGATCTATAAAAGTAGTATTCCGATGGTAATTTTTGAGCAATAAAATCATGCACATCAGTTGGAACGGGTTTGGGGgtagatgatgatggtacAGCTTTACTGTTCGCGTtggtattgttgttattgaTGTTATTGGCATTATTATAGTCACTAGACTCTTGAGGTGTTTCATTAGAGGAGGATTCACTTCTCAAACGTGCATGAGAATGTTCATTAACTTCAGCACCTTCTTCATAAAAGTCAACTCTACCGTTATCTTTCAACACTGGCATATATCTCAATGCCGAAACACCCTTTTGATATTTAGTGATAAATTCAGCACTTTCACTTTTAAcaggatttgaaaattggtAGGCATAGAAATTAGTTCCCGTTGCAATTACCATTTCAAGGGCGATTTCAAACAACTGTGGCACTGGATAAATTTGTAAAGGTGGTAAAGTCGTTGGTTGTAAATCGTTACCAACACCCATGGCAATGTCTACGAATTCATCATAGGTACaattgaattctttgagCACTCTTAATCTTTCAATAAATCTAAACTCTCTGTTGGGGAATTCCATGCCCAGgataaatttatcaacGTTACTCAACATGAGACAATCCGTAGGGCCGTAAATGGCATCGATATAACCACTCTGCAAAAGATAAGACAATTGTGACCAAGAAGCAAATGGTGCAACCTGGTATATGATTTCGTGATCAATGAAATATGCGATCAAGTCCGACTGAAACCTTTTAGTCTCAATTGTCGTATTGTAACGAAATGGTTCTTGAGGTGGCACAGGTTGGTCGATATAAGTTCCCTGATGACTGGTAACCAAATTACTCCATTGAGTCCACCCTCTATGTCTTTGACTGTAAATTGATTCCTTGTTGGCTCGTATACCCGGACTTGCAGGATGCAATCCCGCAGCGGCAGCGGCTCCATGATTAGAAGCTTCTGCGGCATATCCACTCAAATATCCAGAATCCTCTAATTGATCTCTAACCAAACTCCCATTGAAGACAAACACTGGTGTAATGTTGCACTCTTTGAAAACCTTTAGATCGCTTTCCAAATACATCTTTAAACTGGCTGGGAAACCTCCAATTGCATCTAAATACTGCTCCCGTTTACTTGTTAACAGTCTAGAAATATAATGATTCACATCAATCCCCAATGTTGCATTCTTGAGAGCTTCAATAGGGTAAGATCCAACTAATCCCCTTTCGAAAAGGTAAGATTCTAATGACTTGATGGGcattttaattctttaaaatgatgaagaaatggGATAAAGGgcggaaaaaaaaagggaaaaataaaaaggagaaaataaaatactCTTAACTGCTCAATAACTAGCAATTCACAACGACCACCACTTCAATTAGATCCTTCTCTAACTCTACTGTACTTTCCTGCTCTTTAACCCTTGAAATGTTTGTTTCTTCGAGTTCAAATTTCgttcttcttttattcaaatggGCTCGCCACTTTATCATGCGATACGAGCAACGAGAACATCAACGGAATCCCAGTTAAAGAAGTAATTGATAAAGTTGACAACTGTTTACAAGGCAATATAGGCAAGATTAGAAGTCTATAGTGTCTGAAATTGGGTCTGGAGGTGTCAATTGGTCTTTAAGAGAGTAATTGGTTTGGCTGGTGAAGTTCTCGACGAATAAATTCTAAAAGTTCGGATACAGGAATACATTGACAGCTGCAATTAAGATGCAATATCAAGTTTTACTCAGTTTATGGTCCTTGGTAGCTGGACTGTGCATGGCTATTACGAATGACAACTTACTCCAGAGGTCTCGTAAGAGTAGCGATAATATCATAGAGTTGACTGACGGTAACTATCAGAGGATTTTGGGTACTGGACGTAATGCATGGATAATGGTGTTTCTAACATCATCGTCTCCGCAAATTGGATGTGCAACTTGTATCGAAGCTGCAGATGAGTATAAACTATTGGCTAAATCTTGGTTCAAGGATCATCCTGAAGGTGTTTCCACGgctggtgaagaagaagcttcCTTATTTTTTGCCATTTCAGATCTAAAGGATTCTAAGATTCCTGAAACCTTCTCATTTTATGGTTTGGAACATGTTCCtaaattcttcttattTGGACCAGGTGGTAATATTCGTGAGTACGAAACTATAGAGCTAATGAGTGGTGGCGGCATGGAACGTGTTCTAGGATTGGTGAGTGATATCAAGAAAAGTACCAATATTCCTGATTTCAACATTTATCAACCAATGAACTGGTCATTAATTTCCATCGTTGCATTCACTACGTTCTGTATATCTTACATGTTCAAGAGACATTACGAATTAACCacaaaaattttatcgATGAGACCACTTTGGGCCCTTGTATGGACTTTCTTTACCATTTTGATGCTTGGTGGGTACATGTTTAATTTGATTAGAGGTTCTCAATTGGCAGGTGTCGgtgaaaatggtgatttGGTGTATTTCCTACCAAACCAGTCTTCGTCTCaatttagaattgaaaccCAAATTACTGGTGTAATTTACAGTGGGTTGGCAGCAGCTGTTGTTGGACTGGTGTTGGCCGTTCCTAAATTGAAGAGTTATTACAAGGGTACTAGTAAGTCTACCATCGTGGAAGTTGGATCTAGTGTCGTTTTTGCCATCATGGTCTACGCATTCTTCGCAGGATTGACATCAATCTATGAAATTAAACAACCAGGCTACCCATACCCATTGACTAAAGTTTCTTCCCTGTTTAAATAGAATGTATACATCCATCTACACGCACATTTAGAGAAATAGAAATAACATCTTTGTTTATTCCCTTTGTTCAAGTTTATCACTTCTCAATTTAAGGCTTTGAAACCTTGATTTCAAGGAATCTACGCGTTTTCTCAAACTATCCAACctttcattatcatctttcCAATTACTTTTATCGTAGAGCAACTGTGTCTCTTCCTTAAGTGAATTCTTAATTTTCCTTAGCATAAGAATAAGGAGTGCTTGTGATTCTCTCAAATCATTAATCGATTGATATATTCCATCTAAATCGTTTGATAGTAGGGAGTAAACAATCAATTCAGCTGGATGTACTACATTAGATTCAGTGTTGCCACTTTCATGCCTTTGCATTGATCTCTTTGTATATCACTTGCTCAAACTTCGTAAGAACCTGAAGTTGGATTTATTAGAAATAACGATGGCATACTTAAAGTCCGTATTCTAAACACaatgtaaaaaaaaagctaaaaaggaaagaatagaagaaattatgAAAAGTCTTGgtatcaaaaatttgacctCAGGCACAGCATTAAAAAAACCTCAGGTCACATATTGGTTCATTTTATCACCAAACATGGCTTTGccaattttaccaataGTGCCAAATCCACCGTTGACGAGACACTTGCATCGACTTTAAATCCACCACCAGTACCTTTAGAAGCGAGATCACTCACTTTTTTTCCAGGTTTACGAACGGTATTAGTATATCGGGGGACAAATTTAAAAGGAAAGTAGGAAATAccaccatcttcaccaacaatAGGTAAATCGGTTGGGATTCCAGGATCAATCTTAGATAATGGAGCCACTGCTCTACCTAACAAATCATCATAGCACAGCATTATAAACACCTTGTGCCACATAGTGATTCTTTTTACCGCCAAACATAGTTTTACCAAGTTTACCAATGGTGCCAAATCCTCCGTTGACGACACTCGCACCGACTTtaaatccaccaccaatCCCTTTAGTAGCAAGATCACCCACTTTCTTTTCAGGTCTATGAACGGTATTGGTATAACGGGGagcaaatttgaaagataaGTGCAATAtaccaccatcaccaccatcttcaCTAACAATAGGTAGATCCAAATCGGCAGGGTTTTCAGGATCAATCTTAGACAATGAAACCACTGCTCTACCTATCAAATCATCAGCATTACCTGCATCCCAATCCATAACAGCAATACGCAAGTAGTCATTGACACGGTtatgaatttcaaaagttgCTGTCTCATCCCATGTAGGATTCAAAGTCTTATTAATACGTTTGGTTTTAAAGATTGGACTCTTGTCATCGTTGAGGAAGAATTTTAAGAATGGATCAGATAGACCGTTTCTATCTGCTGATATCAAATTCTCAGCAGCCTTTGCGGTAACTGTCAAGTCACCACTGTTGGTAATCAAATCTGCTTGTGGTAATCTAGAGACTGCAACTGGGAACCAAGAAACTTGTAACATCAATTTGGCACTACCTTCACCTGATAAAGTCAAAATAGATGGCTTGTAATAACagtttttcaccaattcaATGGTTGGAATAGTAACTTCACAGATACATGGTTGTGCCTTGTTATTGTCCTTATTCTTTACGACTCTAAACGTGGTAATAGAATATTCTAGTTCCTTAACCATAACATCACCGGTCCAACCGGTCTGCACAGTCCTTGTAGGAATCTTTGGACTCACCAATCTTGCATGTCCACTAGAATCGAAGAAAGTTTGCACGAACGCACCAATTTGAGACAACTCACCATCAAGAACGGTGACGGAAAAGACACCTGAATTGTATTGtaacaattcttccaactccaatttcatcttgttaGAATACACTGTCTTAATATCGCTGATCTGGGCAAACTCCTCGtccattttattttgttcttcttcagtaaTAGTCTTATCCTTCATTTCTTCCTGGCGTTTCTGTAGATCTTCACCCTTTTGACGACTTTCATCGATTTCTTGCATTTCATCAAGGGTCAAGATTGGTAAACATGGGTAAAAGGCCATGTAATAGGTAACAGCACCTTTCATACCTTTCTTTGTCACTAAACGACCAGTTCTTGGATTATCATCAACATGTTCAACATAACGGTCATCTTCTCCCTTATGGAACATATCGTCGATTTTAACATCAAATTTACCCACAGAACGATCTGAACCCACAGTTTCCACATCCATAACTTCAATAGATAACTTTTGATTAGGGGAGGTAACAGCCACATATATAGATTGGTTCCAAATAGGATTCAAAGTGTTTGGAATTTCATTAGTTCTCTCCTTAAAGCTTTCATTCAACAAAACTCTAGCGTAAGGGTCAATCTTACCAACCTTTTCCaagttcttcaaatcttctgCCTTGTTCAAGAAAACTCTGATTACACCAATAGGTGGTGTATAAGCAACAGCACTGGAACCAATGTCAAGACCCACTGGTTTCCAAATTGCGCCAACTTTAATCTGAGCCTTACCATCGGCCGTAGGTAACTGTTTCTTACCAATATGTGTCCTGTCGATCATGTCattcaaagattgaatCACAGTGGCCAGGGTTTCACCCTTAGGATTCTTGACCACCATCTTATACCTTGACTTACGACGGTCTGTGATGACGTTTTCGTGTTCTTGATTCCATTGAATGACTTGTTTTCCCGAACCTTGCGGCGTCGTGAAAATCAACTTCGAGTTAAAATACAATTCCACATACGCACTAACGTTTTCATGAGGTTCACCAAGACCCTCAATCTCTTCAATGGTAATCTTAGCAACACCTGTATTATACTCTGGTGGCTCTTCAACTGTACCATCAGGCATTTTCTTGGAGCCAACGACAGGGAAGAAGCTCAAATCAAAGTTAAAGGAACCAGCAGGCTTGAAATTTCTCAAGAAATTGCAAGACAAGTCTCTCTGGTGGTTTTGATATTGCAGGGAACTCAAGTTGTACTCTGCTCTACCCACAGCCTtgtctttcaatttttcacgtTCGTTCATTGCTGTAATAGCCAATGGCTCTGTAAATGAACTCAATAGCACATATTTGACCTCGTTCCAGACAGGATCCAAAGTATCTTTGCAAGCCTTAGTTCTAGCGACACTAGTACCAGATAGCTCAAAGTTGACGTAAGGGTTAAAAGATTGGTTAATGAAACTATCACCCTTCTTGATATCCTTAGCATTCTTGATGACAATCTTGAGAACACCAATGGCACCTGTGGCACCAGAAAGCAATTGTGGAACGTTAAGttgaaatgaaaatggtggCAGTAACAGAGGACCAACATagatttggatcaattttttcacagCGGGCCATAACAAGGGAATGTTCATAATTTCACTATTAAAGATAAAATCACCAAAGGGACGTGCAATGAAATCAATATCAGGTATTTCTAGCAACTGGATGTTAATGGTGTCCACATGTGGGAAAGGCGTCATCAATTTAAATCTAATTCTGGTCTTGACATGGAATGAAGTACTAGAGACATAGAAAGGAATTCTTATACCAAAAGCAACCAACTTAataaccaatttttgattcacATAGTTCCTAACCTGTTTAGCATTCATATCAGACAAGTCATGAGGTGTAAAAGCCACATCCCAATCCATAACCACAATATCAGAATCAGTGTTTTGGTAAGTCTTAACATGTTCAATTCTAGGTGGTTTCACACCCAGTGTAAATTGATCAATCCATAAAGCACTAATGAAGGATGGAATTGATGGGTTAGAAGCTAAAATTGGGTTAACGTTTTGGACAACCATTTGAGATATACCTGGTTCCAAACGAGGCCAATACTTGTCCaagaaattgttcatcCATTCCATAGACTCGTAGTCatcttcaatcttttgCACAGTGAGCTCTCTTTGCACTTTATCTCTAATGAGAGATCTGGACTTCTTAACAGAAGTTCTGTAATAAAACGATGAACCTAGGGCAACAAAGAATACAGATGCTAAGGAGAATCCCAACCAACCAATAAAGAAGGACAAAAATGCTGCCAAAAACAATATACCCAATGAATGGAACCAATCCCCGTAGGCTACATCAGGCAAAACATTGTCCAAAAAGGTTTCTTTATTTAAATCAATCATTTCATCCTCAGCGGTCAAAGTATCACTTTCTTGCCAGCCCCCAATTTGTTTCCAACCAACGTAGGAAGCCTCTTTGGGCTCTCTTACCACTTCATCATTGGTAACATTCTCCTTTGCTCTATCCTCGGAGATGGTCTTACTAGATTTTCCTTCAGAATCGTTTTGCAAA
It encodes the following:
- the SNN1 gene encoding Snn1p (similar to uniprot|P48232 Saccharomyces cerevisiae YNL086W Hypothetical ORF) gives rise to the protein MQRHESGNTESNVVHPAELIVYSLLSNDLDGIYQSINDLRESQALLILMLRKIKNSLKEETQLLYDKSNWKDDNERLDSLRKRVDSLKSRFQSLKLRSDKLEQRE
- the TCB2 gene encoding tricalbin (similar to uniprot|Q12466 Saccharomyces cerevisiae YOR086C TCB1 Contains three calcium and lipid binding domains green fluorescent protein (GFP)-fusion protein localizes to the cell periphery C-terminal portion of Tcb1p Tcb2p and Tcb3p interact); the encoded protein is MATTAESKAVNGKPQQQKQSSGKPEDQFTPEGLQNDSEGKSSKTISEDRAKENVTNDEVVREPKEASYVGWKQIGGWQESDTLTAEDEMIDLNKETFLDNVLPDVAYGDWFHSLGILFLAAFLSFFIGWLGFSLASVFFVALGSSFYYRTSVKKSRSLIRDKVQRELTVQKIEDDYESMEWMNNFLDKYWPRLEPGISQMVVQNVNPILASNPSIPSFISALWIDQFTLGVKPPRIEHVKTYQNTDSDIVVMDWDVAFTPHDLSDMNAKQVRNYVNQKLVIKLVAFGIRIPFYVSSTSFHVKTRIRFKLMTPFPHVDTINIQLLEIPDIDFIARPFGDFIFNSEIMNIPLLWPAVKKLIQIYVGPLLLPPFSFQLNVPQLLSGATGAIGVLKIVIKNAKDIKKGDSFINQSFNPYVNFELSGTSVARTKACKDTLDPVWNEVKYVLLSSFTEPLAITAMNEREKLKDKAVGRAEYNLSSLQYQNHQRDLSCNFLRNFKPAGSFNFDLSFFPVVGSKKMPDGTVEEPPEYNTGVAKITIEEIEGLGEPHENVSAYVELYFNSKLIFTTPQGSGKQVIQWNQEHENVITDRRKSRYKMVVKNPKGETLATVIQSLNDMIDRTHIGKKQLPTADGKAQIKVGAIWKPVGLDIGSSAVAYTPPIGVIRVFLNKAEDLKNLEKVGKIDPYARVLLNESFKERTNEIPNTLNPIWNQSIYVAVTSPNQKLSIEVMDVETVGSDRSVGKFDVKIDDMFHKGEDDRYVEHVDDNPRTGRLVTKKGMKGAVTYYMAFYPCLPILTLDEMQEIDESRQKGEDLQKRQEEMKDKTITEEEQNKMDEEFAQISDIKTVYSNKMKLELEELLQYNSGVFSVTVLDGELSQIGAFVQTFFDSSGHARLVSPKIPTRTVQTGWTGDVMVKELEYSITTFRVVKNKDNNKAQPCICEVTIPTIELVKNCYYKPSILTLSGEGSAKLMLQVSWFPVAVSRLPQADLITNSGDLTVTAKAAENLISADRNGLSDPFLKFFLNDDKSPIFKTKRINKTLNPTWDETATFEIHNRVNDYLRIAVMDWDAGNADDLIGRAVVSLSKIDPENPADLDLPIVSEDGGDGGILHLSFKFAPRYTNTVHRPEKKVGDLATKGIGGGFKVGASVVNGGFGTIGKLGKTMFGGKKNHYVAQGVYNAVL
- the MKT1 gene encoding Mkt1p (similar to uniprot|P40850 Saccharomyces cerevisiae YNL085W MKT1 Protein involved in propagation of M2 dsRNA satellite of L-A virus forms a complex with Pbp1p that is involved in posttranscriptional regulation of HO endonuclease), coding for MPIKSLESYLFERGLVGSYPIEALKNATLGIDVNHYISRLLTSKREQYLDAIGGFPASLKMYLESDLKVFKECNITPVFVFNGSLVRDQLEDSGYLSGYAAEASNHGAAAAAGLHPASPGIRANKESIYSQRHRGWTQWSNLVTSHQGTYIDQPVPPQEPFRYNTTIETKRFQSDLIAYFIDHEIIYQVAPFASWSQLSYLLQSGYIDAIYGPTDCLMLSNVDKFILGMEFPNREFRFIERLRVLKEFNCTYDEFVDIAMGVGNDLQPTTLPPLQIYPVPQLFEIALEMVIATGTNFYAYQFSNPVKSESAEFITKYQKGVSALRYMPVLKDNGRVDFYEEGAEVNEHSHARLRSESSSNETPQESSDYNNANNINNNNTNANSKAVPSSSTPKPVPTDVHDFIAQKLPSEYYFYRSLGLANGRLFDAITTGVYPIEPPLDGGFTDSYRSLVKKSVEAFKNKEINLLTQPINRYYQIKPIKQVNWFAADDATVLTNRVSPSIFDRLNHLVVKTDHLDREFSFAEFIKLFNGSKDLSQDFVSPEVIFPNSVPLEKKLTSTFDLLSTNLLRFLYLLEFFEYDLESKILKPTKWGEAFLKLNELQVDPNYQESIFILMIFLKLNVLTLSQDTAPPALSALSQATLRSYPQESLHILLLARVLTLYQVEQKSSNYHGPIDKKTLIFRDHLDFVKENLDDLFEAVTISSLTSGEFDRLSLNDYQWQQKIVRKCPFKLSTPNTIMAMVYEFFLQKYLHNGNTKSDAISLIASEFQTVKYTPSLEEQFGKAHNFLKQTSNVLSELSSLGLIKKEDALSFEHAVQFSGKALLE
- the OST3 gene encoding dolichyl-diphosphooligosaccharide--protein glycotransferase OST3 (similar to uniprot|P48439 Saccharomyces cerevisiae YOR085W OST3 Gamma subunit of the oligosaccharyltransferase complex of the ER lumen which catalyzes asparagine-linked glycosylation of newly synthesized proteins Ost3p is important for N- glycosylation of a subset of proteins), whose protein sequence is MQYQVLLSLWSLVAGLCMAITNDNLLQRSRKSSDNIIELTDGNYQRILGTGRNAWIMVFLTSSSPQIGCATCIEAADEYKLLAKSWFKDHPEGVSTAGEEEASLFFAISDLKDSKIPETFSFYGLEHVPKFFLFGPGGNIREYETIELMSGGGMERVLGLVSDIKKSTNIPDFNIYQPMNWSLISIVAFTTFCISYMFKRHYELTTKILSMRPLWALVWTFFTILMLGGYMFNLIRGSQLAGVGENGDLVYFLPNQSSSQFRIETQITGVIYSGLAAAVVGLVLAVPKLKSYYKGTSKSTIVEVGSSVVFAIMVYAFFAGLTSIYEIKQPGYPYPLTKVSSLFK